From the Carya illinoinensis cultivar Pawnee chromosome 4, C.illinoinensisPawnee_v1, whole genome shotgun sequence genome, one window contains:
- the LOC122307618 gene encoding cellulose synthase-like protein H1 isoform X5, which yields MATPLRVGLRSTDYPAQKLACYVSDDGCSPLTYYSLVEASKFAQLWVPFCRKYDIQVRAPFRYLSNDPIITFSDRTKGFQHEWKRMKDEYEQLCHKIEVAVQKSVPPRDFADFSNVDRNNHPTVIKVMWENKEGLPDGLPHLVYIYREKRHNHPNHYKAGAMNVLTRVSGLMTNAPYMLNVDCDMFVNNPKAVLHAMCMFLDSKSESKIAFAQFPQEFYDGLKDDPYGNQMVVALQHLGRGAAGIQGPMYTGTGCFHRRKIIYGLSVDDLGSTNANLAEDICSKFGNSKELIKSVADALKGKTRPPNSLQSCIEAAYQVSGCGYENGTSWGTKMGWLYGSATEDVQIGLLIHKRGWRSCYCTPDPPAFLGCAPSGGPATMTQQKRWATGLLEILFSRGCPIFTSLFAKLQWRQSLVYLLILSSGLHPVFELCYVFLPAYCIIVDSHFLPKVQEPALCVPIALFLTNNINTLHEYLRAGLSVRAWWNNQRMTRVSTMTARLFGFFSVMLKIFGLSETVFEVTPKDQPSDSGGGDDHDAGSFTFSESPIFVSGTTILLVHLTTLVVSLLKLQYPPAHDERGSGLGEAFCSSWLVLCFWPFFKGLFRKGKHGIPKATIYKSATLAFLFLFWCRRTAMG from the exons ATTACCCAGCTCAGAAGCTTGCTTGCTATGTATCGGATGATGGCTGTTCTCCTCTTACCTACTATTCCCTTGTCGAGGCCTCAAAGTTTGCCCAACTTTGGGTACCATTTTGTAGGAAGTATGATATTCAAGTTAGAGCTCCTTTTAGATACCTTTCCAATGATCCCATTATAACGTTCAGTGATAGGACAAAGGGGTTCCAACATGAATGGAAAAGGATGAAG GATGAGTATGAGCAGCTTTGCCACAAAATTGAGGTGGCAGTCCAAAAATCTGTGCCACCTCGTGATTTTGCAGATTTCTCGAATGTCGATCGCAATAACCATCCAACCGTTATCAAG GTTATGTGGGAGAACAAGGAAGGTCTCCCAGATGGGTTGCCTCATTTGGTCTATATATATAGGGAGAAGCGGCATAATCATCCAAATCATTATAAAGCGGGAGCCATGAACGTTCTA acAAGAGTGTCTGGATTGATGACGAATGCTCCCTACATGCTCAACGTAGACTGCGACATGTTTGTGAACAATCCAAAAGCTGTTCTTCATGCAATGTGCATGTTCTTGGATTCCAAGAGTGAATCAAAAATCGCATTTGCTCAATTCCCGCAAGAATTCTATGATGGATTAAAAGATGATCCTTATGGCAATCAAATGGTGGTTGCACTCCAA CATTTAGGACGTGGAGCAGCAGGAATTCAAGGACCAATGTATACAGGAACAGGTTGTTTTCACAGAAGAAAGATTATCTATGGTCTGTCGGTAGATGATTTAGGCTCAACTAATG CAAATTTGGCTGAGGATATATGTTCGAAATTTGGGAATTCAAAGGAGTTGATCAAATcggttgctgatgctttgaaaGGGAAAACACGTCCACCAAACAGTCTTCAAAGCTGTATTGAGGCAGCCTACCAAGTATCTGGATGTGGGTACGAGAATGGCACTAGTTGGGGTACAAAG ATGGGTTGGTTGTATGGATCAGCAACAGAGGACGTCCAAATAGGGCTACTGATTCATAAAAGGGGTTGGAGGTCCTGCTATTGTACCCCAGACCCACCTGCCTTCCTTGGGTGTGCCCCCTCAGGTGGCCCTGCCACAATGACCCAACAAAAGAGGTGGGCTACCGGCTTGCTTGAAATTCTATTCAGCAGAGGTTGTCCCATATTTACCTCCCTCTTTGCAAAGCTCCAATGGAGGCAAAGCTTAGTCTATCTGTTGATCCTCAGTTCAGGCCTACACCCGGTCTTTGAGCTATGCTATGTTTTTCTTCCAGCCTATTGTATTATTGTCGACTCCCACTTTTTGCCCAAG GTCCAGGAGCCAGCCCTATGTGTACCAATTGCTCTCTTTCTCACAAACAACATAAACACGTTACATGAATATCTGAGAGCTGGCCTATCGGTTCGAGCATGGTGGAATAACCAGAGAATGACAAGAGTAAGCACAATGACAGCACGGTTGTTTGGATTTTTTAGTGTTATGCTCAAAATCTTTGGATTATCTGAGACAGTTTTTGAAGTTACACCAAAAGACCAACCCAGTGATAGTGGTGGTGGTGATGATCATGATGCTGGTAGTTTTACGTTCAGTGAGTCACCCATTTTTGTGTCGGGGACAACCATTTTGCTTGTTCACTTGACTACGTTGGTCGTGAGCTTGTTAAAGTTGCAGTATCCACCAGCTCATGATGAGCGTGGATCGGGGCTAGGGGAGGCTTTCTGCAGCAGTTGGTTGGTGTTATGCTTTTGGCCATTTTTTAAGGGGCTGTTTCGAAAGGGAAAGCATGGGATTCCCAAAGCCACCATATACAAGTCAGCCACTTTGGCGTTTCTTTTCCTATTTTGGTGTAGAAGGACTGCAATGGGTTGA
- the LOC122307618 gene encoding cellulose synthase-like protein H1 isoform X1, translating to MASPICLPLHDRIPLRNTLQRTLNIIILFLLLSLLTYRFLHLKNHGGLTWLLAFLCESWLTLTWVLVLNLNWSPVIFKTYPDRLLQGVHELPSVDMFVTTADPVLEPPIILVNTVLSLLAVDYPAQKLACYVSDDGCSPLTYYSLVEASKFAQLWVPFCRKYDIQVRAPFRYLSNDPIITFSDRTKGFQHEWKRMKDEYEQLCHKIEVAVQKSVPPRDFADFSNVDRNNHPTVIKVMWENKEGLPDGLPHLVYIYREKRHNHPNHYKAGAMNVLTRVSGLMTNAPYMLNVDCDMFVNNPKAVLHAMCMFLDSKSESKIAFAQFPQEFYDGLKDDPYGNQMVVALQHLGRGAAGIQGPMYTGTGCFHRRKIIYGLSVDDLGSTNANLAEDICSKFGNSKELIKSVADALKGKTRPPNSLQSCIEAAYQVSGCGYENGTSWGTKMGWLYGSATEDVQIGLLIHKRGWRSCYCTPDPPAFLGCAPSGGPATMTQQKRWATGLLEILFSRGCPIFTSLFAKLQWRQSLVYLLILSSGLHPVFELCYVFLPAYCIIVDSHFLPKVQEPALCVPIALFLTNNINTLHEYLRAGLSVRAWWNNQRMTRVSTMTARLFGFFSVMLKIFGLSETVFEVTPKDQPSDSGGGDDHDAGSFTFSESPIFVSGTTILLVHLTTLVVSLLKLQYPPAHDERGSGLGEAFCSSWLVLCFWPFFKGLFRKGKHGIPKATIYKSATLAFLFLFWCRRTAMG from the exons ATGGCGAGCCCAATCTGTCTTCCTTTACATGATAGAATCCCTCTTAGAAATACTCTGCAAAGAACCTTGAATATCATAATCTTATTCCTACTCCTTTCTCTCCTTACTTATCGTTTTCTCCACCTCAAAAACCATGGAGGACTCACTTGGCTCCTTGCCTTCCTATGCGAGTCATGGTTGACCCTCACTTGGGTTCTAGTCCTCAACCTCAATTGGAGTCCAGTGATATTCAAAACGTACCCGGACCGTCTCTTGCAAGG GGTACATGAGCTTCCCTCAGTGGACATGTTTGTGACGACTGCAGACCCTGTGCTAGAACCTCCTATCATCCTTGTAAACACAGTGCTCTCTTTGTTGGCAGTAGATTACCCAGCTCAGAAGCTTGCTTGCTATGTATCGGATGATGGCTGTTCTCCTCTTACCTACTATTCCCTTGTCGAGGCCTCAAAGTTTGCCCAACTTTGGGTACCATTTTGTAGGAAGTATGATATTCAAGTTAGAGCTCCTTTTAGATACCTTTCCAATGATCCCATTATAACGTTCAGTGATAGGACAAAGGGGTTCCAACATGAATGGAAAAGGATGAAG GATGAGTATGAGCAGCTTTGCCACAAAATTGAGGTGGCAGTCCAAAAATCTGTGCCACCTCGTGATTTTGCAGATTTCTCGAATGTCGATCGCAATAACCATCCAACCGTTATCAAG GTTATGTGGGAGAACAAGGAAGGTCTCCCAGATGGGTTGCCTCATTTGGTCTATATATATAGGGAGAAGCGGCATAATCATCCAAATCATTATAAAGCGGGAGCCATGAACGTTCTA acAAGAGTGTCTGGATTGATGACGAATGCTCCCTACATGCTCAACGTAGACTGCGACATGTTTGTGAACAATCCAAAAGCTGTTCTTCATGCAATGTGCATGTTCTTGGATTCCAAGAGTGAATCAAAAATCGCATTTGCTCAATTCCCGCAAGAATTCTATGATGGATTAAAAGATGATCCTTATGGCAATCAAATGGTGGTTGCACTCCAA CATTTAGGACGTGGAGCAGCAGGAATTCAAGGACCAATGTATACAGGAACAGGTTGTTTTCACAGAAGAAAGATTATCTATGGTCTGTCGGTAGATGATTTAGGCTCAACTAATG CAAATTTGGCTGAGGATATATGTTCGAAATTTGGGAATTCAAAGGAGTTGATCAAATcggttgctgatgctttgaaaGGGAAAACACGTCCACCAAACAGTCTTCAAAGCTGTATTGAGGCAGCCTACCAAGTATCTGGATGTGGGTACGAGAATGGCACTAGTTGGGGTACAAAG ATGGGTTGGTTGTATGGATCAGCAACAGAGGACGTCCAAATAGGGCTACTGATTCATAAAAGGGGTTGGAGGTCCTGCTATTGTACCCCAGACCCACCTGCCTTCCTTGGGTGTGCCCCCTCAGGTGGCCCTGCCACAATGACCCAACAAAAGAGGTGGGCTACCGGCTTGCTTGAAATTCTATTCAGCAGAGGTTGTCCCATATTTACCTCCCTCTTTGCAAAGCTCCAATGGAGGCAAAGCTTAGTCTATCTGTTGATCCTCAGTTCAGGCCTACACCCGGTCTTTGAGCTATGCTATGTTTTTCTTCCAGCCTATTGTATTATTGTCGACTCCCACTTTTTGCCCAAG GTCCAGGAGCCAGCCCTATGTGTACCAATTGCTCTCTTTCTCACAAACAACATAAACACGTTACATGAATATCTGAGAGCTGGCCTATCGGTTCGAGCATGGTGGAATAACCAGAGAATGACAAGAGTAAGCACAATGACAGCACGGTTGTTTGGATTTTTTAGTGTTATGCTCAAAATCTTTGGATTATCTGAGACAGTTTTTGAAGTTACACCAAAAGACCAACCCAGTGATAGTGGTGGTGGTGATGATCATGATGCTGGTAGTTTTACGTTCAGTGAGTCACCCATTTTTGTGTCGGGGACAACCATTTTGCTTGTTCACTTGACTACGTTGGTCGTGAGCTTGTTAAAGTTGCAGTATCCACCAGCTCATGATGAGCGTGGATCGGGGCTAGGGGAGGCTTTCTGCAGCAGTTGGTTGGTGTTATGCTTTTGGCCATTTTTTAAGGGGCTGTTTCGAAAGGGAAAGCATGGGATTCCCAAAGCCACCATATACAAGTCAGCCACTTTGGCGTTTCTTTTCCTATTTTGGTGTAGAAGGACTGCAATGGGTTGA
- the LOC122307618 gene encoding cellulose synthase-like protein H1 isoform X4 produces MATPLRVGLRSTVDYPAQKLACYVSDDGCSPLTYYSLVEASKFAQLWVPFCRKYDIQVRAPFRYLSNDPIITFSDRTKGFQHEWKRMKDEYEQLCHKIEVAVQKSVPPRDFADFSNVDRNNHPTVIKVMWENKEGLPDGLPHLVYIYREKRHNHPNHYKAGAMNVLTRVSGLMTNAPYMLNVDCDMFVNNPKAVLHAMCMFLDSKSESKIAFAQFPQEFYDGLKDDPYGNQMVVALQHLGRGAAGIQGPMYTGTGCFHRRKIIYGLSVDDLGSTNANLAEDICSKFGNSKELIKSVADALKGKTRPPNSLQSCIEAAYQVSGCGYENGTSWGTKMGWLYGSATEDVQIGLLIHKRGWRSCYCTPDPPAFLGCAPSGGPATMTQQKRWATGLLEILFSRGCPIFTSLFAKLQWRQSLVYLLILSSGLHPVFELCYVFLPAYCIIVDSHFLPKVQEPALCVPIALFLTNNINTLHEYLRAGLSVRAWWNNQRMTRVSTMTARLFGFFSVMLKIFGLSETVFEVTPKDQPSDSGGGDDHDAGSFTFSESPIFVSGTTILLVHLTTLVVSLLKLQYPPAHDERGSGLGEAFCSSWLVLCFWPFFKGLFRKGKHGIPKATIYKSATLAFLFLFWCRRTAMG; encoded by the exons TAGATTACCCAGCTCAGAAGCTTGCTTGCTATGTATCGGATGATGGCTGTTCTCCTCTTACCTACTATTCCCTTGTCGAGGCCTCAAAGTTTGCCCAACTTTGGGTACCATTTTGTAGGAAGTATGATATTCAAGTTAGAGCTCCTTTTAGATACCTTTCCAATGATCCCATTATAACGTTCAGTGATAGGACAAAGGGGTTCCAACATGAATGGAAAAGGATGAAG GATGAGTATGAGCAGCTTTGCCACAAAATTGAGGTGGCAGTCCAAAAATCTGTGCCACCTCGTGATTTTGCAGATTTCTCGAATGTCGATCGCAATAACCATCCAACCGTTATCAAG GTTATGTGGGAGAACAAGGAAGGTCTCCCAGATGGGTTGCCTCATTTGGTCTATATATATAGGGAGAAGCGGCATAATCATCCAAATCATTATAAAGCGGGAGCCATGAACGTTCTA acAAGAGTGTCTGGATTGATGACGAATGCTCCCTACATGCTCAACGTAGACTGCGACATGTTTGTGAACAATCCAAAAGCTGTTCTTCATGCAATGTGCATGTTCTTGGATTCCAAGAGTGAATCAAAAATCGCATTTGCTCAATTCCCGCAAGAATTCTATGATGGATTAAAAGATGATCCTTATGGCAATCAAATGGTGGTTGCACTCCAA CATTTAGGACGTGGAGCAGCAGGAATTCAAGGACCAATGTATACAGGAACAGGTTGTTTTCACAGAAGAAAGATTATCTATGGTCTGTCGGTAGATGATTTAGGCTCAACTAATG CAAATTTGGCTGAGGATATATGTTCGAAATTTGGGAATTCAAAGGAGTTGATCAAATcggttgctgatgctttgaaaGGGAAAACACGTCCACCAAACAGTCTTCAAAGCTGTATTGAGGCAGCCTACCAAGTATCTGGATGTGGGTACGAGAATGGCACTAGTTGGGGTACAAAG ATGGGTTGGTTGTATGGATCAGCAACAGAGGACGTCCAAATAGGGCTACTGATTCATAAAAGGGGTTGGAGGTCCTGCTATTGTACCCCAGACCCACCTGCCTTCCTTGGGTGTGCCCCCTCAGGTGGCCCTGCCACAATGACCCAACAAAAGAGGTGGGCTACCGGCTTGCTTGAAATTCTATTCAGCAGAGGTTGTCCCATATTTACCTCCCTCTTTGCAAAGCTCCAATGGAGGCAAAGCTTAGTCTATCTGTTGATCCTCAGTTCAGGCCTACACCCGGTCTTTGAGCTATGCTATGTTTTTCTTCCAGCCTATTGTATTATTGTCGACTCCCACTTTTTGCCCAAG GTCCAGGAGCCAGCCCTATGTGTACCAATTGCTCTCTTTCTCACAAACAACATAAACACGTTACATGAATATCTGAGAGCTGGCCTATCGGTTCGAGCATGGTGGAATAACCAGAGAATGACAAGAGTAAGCACAATGACAGCACGGTTGTTTGGATTTTTTAGTGTTATGCTCAAAATCTTTGGATTATCTGAGACAGTTTTTGAAGTTACACCAAAAGACCAACCCAGTGATAGTGGTGGTGGTGATGATCATGATGCTGGTAGTTTTACGTTCAGTGAGTCACCCATTTTTGTGTCGGGGACAACCATTTTGCTTGTTCACTTGACTACGTTGGTCGTGAGCTTGTTAAAGTTGCAGTATCCACCAGCTCATGATGAGCGTGGATCGGGGCTAGGGGAGGCTTTCTGCAGCAGTTGGTTGGTGTTATGCTTTTGGCCATTTTTTAAGGGGCTGTTTCGAAAGGGAAAGCATGGGATTCCCAAAGCCACCATATACAAGTCAGCCACTTTGGCGTTTCTTTTCCTATTTTGGTGTAGAAGGACTGCAATGGGTTGA
- the LOC122307618 gene encoding cellulose synthase-like protein H1 isoform X3 has protein sequence MFVTTADPVLEPPIILVNTVLSLLAVDYPAQKLACYVSDDGCSPLTYYSLVEASKFAQLWVPFCRKYDIQVRAPFRYLSNDPIITFSDRTKGFQHEWKRMKDEYEQLCHKIEVAVQKSVPPRDFADFSNVDRNNHPTVIKVMWENKEGLPDGLPHLVYIYREKRHNHPNHYKAGAMNVLTRVSGLMTNAPYMLNVDCDMFVNNPKAVLHAMCMFLDSKSESKIAFAQFPQEFYDGLKDDPYGNQMVVALQHLGRGAAGIQGPMYTGTGCFHRRKIIYGLSVDDLGSTNANLAEDICSKFGNSKELIKSVADALKGKTRPPNSLQSCIEAAYQVSGCGYENGTSWGTKMGWLYGSATEDVQIGLLIHKRGWRSCYCTPDPPAFLGCAPSGGPATMTQQKRWATGLLEILFSRGCPIFTSLFAKLQWRQSLVYLLILSSGLHPVFELCYVFLPAYCIIVDSHFLPKVQEPALCVPIALFLTNNINTLHEYLRAGLSVRAWWNNQRMTRVSTMTARLFGFFSVMLKIFGLSETVFEVTPKDQPSDSGGGDDHDAGSFTFSESPIFVSGTTILLVHLTTLVVSLLKLQYPPAHDERGSGLGEAFCSSWLVLCFWPFFKGLFRKGKHGIPKATIYKSATLAFLFLFWCRRTAMG, from the exons ATGTTTGTGACGACTGCAGACCCTGTGCTAGAACCTCCTATCATCCTTGTAAACACAGTGCTCTCTTTGTTGGCAGTAGATTACCCAGCTCAGAAGCTTGCTTGCTATGTATCGGATGATGGCTGTTCTCCTCTTACCTACTATTCCCTTGTCGAGGCCTCAAAGTTTGCCCAACTTTGGGTACCATTTTGTAGGAAGTATGATATTCAAGTTAGAGCTCCTTTTAGATACCTTTCCAATGATCCCATTATAACGTTCAGTGATAGGACAAAGGGGTTCCAACATGAATGGAAAAGGATGAAG GATGAGTATGAGCAGCTTTGCCACAAAATTGAGGTGGCAGTCCAAAAATCTGTGCCACCTCGTGATTTTGCAGATTTCTCGAATGTCGATCGCAATAACCATCCAACCGTTATCAAG GTTATGTGGGAGAACAAGGAAGGTCTCCCAGATGGGTTGCCTCATTTGGTCTATATATATAGGGAGAAGCGGCATAATCATCCAAATCATTATAAAGCGGGAGCCATGAACGTTCTA acAAGAGTGTCTGGATTGATGACGAATGCTCCCTACATGCTCAACGTAGACTGCGACATGTTTGTGAACAATCCAAAAGCTGTTCTTCATGCAATGTGCATGTTCTTGGATTCCAAGAGTGAATCAAAAATCGCATTTGCTCAATTCCCGCAAGAATTCTATGATGGATTAAAAGATGATCCTTATGGCAATCAAATGGTGGTTGCACTCCAA CATTTAGGACGTGGAGCAGCAGGAATTCAAGGACCAATGTATACAGGAACAGGTTGTTTTCACAGAAGAAAGATTATCTATGGTCTGTCGGTAGATGATTTAGGCTCAACTAATG CAAATTTGGCTGAGGATATATGTTCGAAATTTGGGAATTCAAAGGAGTTGATCAAATcggttgctgatgctttgaaaGGGAAAACACGTCCACCAAACAGTCTTCAAAGCTGTATTGAGGCAGCCTACCAAGTATCTGGATGTGGGTACGAGAATGGCACTAGTTGGGGTACAAAG ATGGGTTGGTTGTATGGATCAGCAACAGAGGACGTCCAAATAGGGCTACTGATTCATAAAAGGGGTTGGAGGTCCTGCTATTGTACCCCAGACCCACCTGCCTTCCTTGGGTGTGCCCCCTCAGGTGGCCCTGCCACAATGACCCAACAAAAGAGGTGGGCTACCGGCTTGCTTGAAATTCTATTCAGCAGAGGTTGTCCCATATTTACCTCCCTCTTTGCAAAGCTCCAATGGAGGCAAAGCTTAGTCTATCTGTTGATCCTCAGTTCAGGCCTACACCCGGTCTTTGAGCTATGCTATGTTTTTCTTCCAGCCTATTGTATTATTGTCGACTCCCACTTTTTGCCCAAG GTCCAGGAGCCAGCCCTATGTGTACCAATTGCTCTCTTTCTCACAAACAACATAAACACGTTACATGAATATCTGAGAGCTGGCCTATCGGTTCGAGCATGGTGGAATAACCAGAGAATGACAAGAGTAAGCACAATGACAGCACGGTTGTTTGGATTTTTTAGTGTTATGCTCAAAATCTTTGGATTATCTGAGACAGTTTTTGAAGTTACACCAAAAGACCAACCCAGTGATAGTGGTGGTGGTGATGATCATGATGCTGGTAGTTTTACGTTCAGTGAGTCACCCATTTTTGTGTCGGGGACAACCATTTTGCTTGTTCACTTGACTACGTTGGTCGTGAGCTTGTTAAAGTTGCAGTATCCACCAGCTCATGATGAGCGTGGATCGGGGCTAGGGGAGGCTTTCTGCAGCAGTTGGTTGGTGTTATGCTTTTGGCCATTTTTTAAGGGGCTGTTTCGAAAGGGAAAGCATGGGATTCCCAAAGCCACCATATACAAGTCAGCCACTTTGGCGTTTCTTTTCCTATTTTGGTGTAGAAGGACTGCAATGGGTTGA
- the LOC122307618 gene encoding cellulose synthase-like protein H1 isoform X2 produces the protein MATPLRVGLRSTGLTWLLAFLCESWLTLTWVLVLNLNWSPVIFKTYPDRLLQGVHELPSVDMFVTTADPVLEPPIILVNTVLSLLAVDYPAQKLACYVSDDGCSPLTYYSLVEASKFAQLWVPFCRKYDIQVRAPFRYLSNDPIITFSDRTKGFQHEWKRMKDEYEQLCHKIEVAVQKSVPPRDFADFSNVDRNNHPTVIKVMWENKEGLPDGLPHLVYIYREKRHNHPNHYKAGAMNVLTRVSGLMTNAPYMLNVDCDMFVNNPKAVLHAMCMFLDSKSESKIAFAQFPQEFYDGLKDDPYGNQMVVALQHLGRGAAGIQGPMYTGTGCFHRRKIIYGLSVDDLGSTNANLAEDICSKFGNSKELIKSVADALKGKTRPPNSLQSCIEAAYQVSGCGYENGTSWGTKMGWLYGSATEDVQIGLLIHKRGWRSCYCTPDPPAFLGCAPSGGPATMTQQKRWATGLLEILFSRGCPIFTSLFAKLQWRQSLVYLLILSSGLHPVFELCYVFLPAYCIIVDSHFLPKVQEPALCVPIALFLTNNINTLHEYLRAGLSVRAWWNNQRMTRVSTMTARLFGFFSVMLKIFGLSETVFEVTPKDQPSDSGGGDDHDAGSFTFSESPIFVSGTTILLVHLTTLVVSLLKLQYPPAHDERGSGLGEAFCSSWLVLCFWPFFKGLFRKGKHGIPKATIYKSATLAFLFLFWCRRTAMG, from the exons GACTCACTTGGCTCCTTGCCTTCCTATGCGAGTCATGGTTGACCCTCACTTGGGTTCTAGTCCTCAACCTCAATTGGAGTCCAGTGATATTCAAAACGTACCCGGACCGTCTCTTGCAAGG GGTACATGAGCTTCCCTCAGTGGACATGTTTGTGACGACTGCAGACCCTGTGCTAGAACCTCCTATCATCCTTGTAAACACAGTGCTCTCTTTGTTGGCAGTAGATTACCCAGCTCAGAAGCTTGCTTGCTATGTATCGGATGATGGCTGTTCTCCTCTTACCTACTATTCCCTTGTCGAGGCCTCAAAGTTTGCCCAACTTTGGGTACCATTTTGTAGGAAGTATGATATTCAAGTTAGAGCTCCTTTTAGATACCTTTCCAATGATCCCATTATAACGTTCAGTGATAGGACAAAGGGGTTCCAACATGAATGGAAAAGGATGAAG GATGAGTATGAGCAGCTTTGCCACAAAATTGAGGTGGCAGTCCAAAAATCTGTGCCACCTCGTGATTTTGCAGATTTCTCGAATGTCGATCGCAATAACCATCCAACCGTTATCAAG GTTATGTGGGAGAACAAGGAAGGTCTCCCAGATGGGTTGCCTCATTTGGTCTATATATATAGGGAGAAGCGGCATAATCATCCAAATCATTATAAAGCGGGAGCCATGAACGTTCTA acAAGAGTGTCTGGATTGATGACGAATGCTCCCTACATGCTCAACGTAGACTGCGACATGTTTGTGAACAATCCAAAAGCTGTTCTTCATGCAATGTGCATGTTCTTGGATTCCAAGAGTGAATCAAAAATCGCATTTGCTCAATTCCCGCAAGAATTCTATGATGGATTAAAAGATGATCCTTATGGCAATCAAATGGTGGTTGCACTCCAA CATTTAGGACGTGGAGCAGCAGGAATTCAAGGACCAATGTATACAGGAACAGGTTGTTTTCACAGAAGAAAGATTATCTATGGTCTGTCGGTAGATGATTTAGGCTCAACTAATG CAAATTTGGCTGAGGATATATGTTCGAAATTTGGGAATTCAAAGGAGTTGATCAAATcggttgctgatgctttgaaaGGGAAAACACGTCCACCAAACAGTCTTCAAAGCTGTATTGAGGCAGCCTACCAAGTATCTGGATGTGGGTACGAGAATGGCACTAGTTGGGGTACAAAG ATGGGTTGGTTGTATGGATCAGCAACAGAGGACGTCCAAATAGGGCTACTGATTCATAAAAGGGGTTGGAGGTCCTGCTATTGTACCCCAGACCCACCTGCCTTCCTTGGGTGTGCCCCCTCAGGTGGCCCTGCCACAATGACCCAACAAAAGAGGTGGGCTACCGGCTTGCTTGAAATTCTATTCAGCAGAGGTTGTCCCATATTTACCTCCCTCTTTGCAAAGCTCCAATGGAGGCAAAGCTTAGTCTATCTGTTGATCCTCAGTTCAGGCCTACACCCGGTCTTTGAGCTATGCTATGTTTTTCTTCCAGCCTATTGTATTATTGTCGACTCCCACTTTTTGCCCAAG GTCCAGGAGCCAGCCCTATGTGTACCAATTGCTCTCTTTCTCACAAACAACATAAACACGTTACATGAATATCTGAGAGCTGGCCTATCGGTTCGAGCATGGTGGAATAACCAGAGAATGACAAGAGTAAGCACAATGACAGCACGGTTGTTTGGATTTTTTAGTGTTATGCTCAAAATCTTTGGATTATCTGAGACAGTTTTTGAAGTTACACCAAAAGACCAACCCAGTGATAGTGGTGGTGGTGATGATCATGATGCTGGTAGTTTTACGTTCAGTGAGTCACCCATTTTTGTGTCGGGGACAACCATTTTGCTTGTTCACTTGACTACGTTGGTCGTGAGCTTGTTAAAGTTGCAGTATCCACCAGCTCATGATGAGCGTGGATCGGGGCTAGGGGAGGCTTTCTGCAGCAGTTGGTTGGTGTTATGCTTTTGGCCATTTTTTAAGGGGCTGTTTCGAAAGGGAAAGCATGGGATTCCCAAAGCCACCATATACAAGTCAGCCACTTTGGCGTTTCTTTTCCTATTTTGGTGTAGAAGGACTGCAATGGGTTGA